TCCGATTTTCTTGTTCTATTATCTTCCTCTAATTAGGCGTTCTCTTGTGTACTAAGTGTTGCGCCCTTTTGCGCTtgtgatatatacaacattacttatcaaaaaaaaaaaatgtcagaaGTTACTTTATGCCTCCTATAAATTTTCCAGTTTAATCTTAGTATTTTCCTTAGGCATCCAAGATTGATTATTTGGTGGTTTATTTACTTTGGGCACATGTATTTGGGCATGCCATGCTAGTAAACTCAGTTGGTCAAGGAGAGGCATTCTgggtgtttcttttttctttttatgccTTTCATTTTACACCTTAGCATGCTTTTCATGATAAACATCAAGTTTTGTTCAGACTGTCATGCTACCATGTTAATTTCTGTGCTTGGAAAATTTTGAAGCTTGTTCAGCCTTtcttattttaatgtttttttggtTTGCTATGCAGGCTGTTTGATTTGTTGCCATACGAGTCCCATGGACTATGACTTGCATGAAGAGCAACAAGTGCCACCTGGTCTGCTCACTGGcataagttttaatttttctactcAGACAGATATAGTAAGTACTTTTAATTGGTTGATGCTTTAGCTGTTTATTTGGTGGTTTGCCAGTGCTTGTTTTTTCTTGCAAACCAGTAGCTGCcaatactaaataaataaaaaaatgatgaatatcTTTAATTAGGAATTGCAATGGGTTGCGTTAATTAATTTACCTGCTTGACCTCATTTATGGGTGAAGATTGGGGTTTAAGCTAATTTTGGGGCGAGGTTGGGTTTGAAGAATCAAACATGAGTACAGGTTCAGGTTTTGGTGAATTTTATTAGCTTGATGTCCCttcataaaattttgatataaacaggcagatatatgtttattttggtGCCTTTGGTTGGGAATGAAATCAATGGCATTTCAAGGGTGAGGAATTTAGATTTCTGgaaatttaattgaaaaggcACTTTCTTCTATTTCCTATAATGTGGGTGGTGGAGACAGAGGCTAGTTGACTTGTTGAAGAAACTTTTGTATTTTGATGGTTCTTTGATCTGGCTGTGTTATCTTAAATACTAATAATGAACTTTATGTGTGTCCCTTGGTGTCtttaataactttttatgtttttgtgttttagctTTTGTTTGATGTCGGTGTATTAGATAATATACTAATGCTTAACTTCCTTTGTGTCCTGTGGTGTtgttaaaaactttatttttttgcatcAGAAAATGCTACTATGTTGTGTCCCTTGGTgcatttaataaatttatttatcagaAAAATGGTACTATCGTTTCAAAATAGACATTTAATTGGGCTTGTGGGTCAATCTGTACATTCTTCTTATGATGCACAATGATGTGGGTTTGTGATGGAATTTGAAACGTGAATTGGGTTCCTTAGTGGGTTGCTGCATTCAATTGGTTAAGTTTCACTCTCTTCATAACTGGCTGGTCGCAATCCCTTATATATATCATACCCTAATATGCCAAATTGTGGCATGTGTTTGTTGGTAAGTTCTTGTCTTTGTAAACCATGgcctaaaattttatttattttgctattgAAGCATTCTTTGAGTCAATAATGCTATCTTCTGTCTGTTGATGATCCATTCAGTGTAATCGTGGCTTTTCCATGAAAGATCATTGAATCTCTTTTACTAGGAGTAGTAATCTAGATAatgttattcataaaataaaaacagttaACATTGTCATACTGTAACAGGAGAAGATATCTGTTATAGCGATTGATGCAGTCAGTGAGGTCACTGATCCTAAGTTGGGACTCCCAAATCCCTCTTCACAATGCTCCACATGTGGTGCCCATGATTTAAAATACTGCGAAGGTATGATTGGGCAAGTGATATTAAATATATGTTACATGATGGGTTCCTCTTCATACTTTTACTGGAAAATGCACtaaacatttattattattgatttttaaggTCATTTTGGGGTTATCAAATTTCCATTCACCATACTCCATCCTTATTATTTATCGGAAGTTGTAAAGATTTTGAACAGAATTTGCCCCGGATGTAAATCTGTCAGGCAAGAAGTAAAGGTCAAGGTCAGGTACCTCACTCTTTGTACAATAGAACTGTTGTTTTTTTGTGCAAGTCAAATTTTTCTCCACTTTACCAGAATGTGGttagatttatttatataatagaGCATGGAATGCGTTAAATTTGCATCGAAGTTtcttattgatttattttctgtCTTGAACTTGTTTCTGGCATTAATTGGGTTAAAACTAGCTGTATCAGCATTAATGTTAACATGAGAGCATCTCTTCCAAAAGATTTGTGTAAATCTGGTGTTGACCTTTGTGCAAACTACATCTGCCTATCTTACTTATGGAATTTTTTCCATTGTCTGATAAagaaatcctttttcttttcctaataaTATGTTTATtatgaaagaaaagtaaaaagcaTACTACTCAAGTACATAGAAAATATCCCAAAGGTCCCCTAATAACTTACAATTTAAAATTCGAAATGTCAGAAGAATTTGATGGAGAGGAAATCTTTGAACCTCCATCGCATCCACTCAAAAGCAATTCAGGAACATACTTTAGCTTATTGAGGGTAAGCTCATTAAAGTTTCTAATATTATACACCATCTTCACTGTCTAAAATTATTGTATTTGTGTAGATCTTTTGTGGATGATAAAGTTCTTGGCTACAAGTTATCATTACACATATATCTCTTCTTTGTGGATTGTAACGTGGGATACTTTAACTTTTAGATAAATGCATGTTTCCTAGTTGATTGCTTGTTGTTGATGGTGTTTTATGCTCGCCTTATTATGCATGTGGCAGGGTGGGAATTCAGTATCTAGCCATCCTCAACCTAAGAGTTGCAAATATTGTACTGTAAGTTTGCTATGCTcttattaatcttttttcttttcaagcctttgtgattttaaaatcatgCTTCCATAATAAACAGGGAAAGTCAATAGAGTGGTATCCAACAGTGAAGTTTAAAGTTTCCTCTACGGAACTCTTTAGAAATAGTGCAATTATAGCAGAGGTAAACGAAAAGTTGCCAAAGaagtttcaaaagaaaaattttagggGCTTGCCTGCTGATTTTTGGGATTTTATTCCAAAAGATgaacaacaagaagaaagtTGTTTGAAACCAAACAGAAGGGTTCTATCACATGCCCAGGTAACATGGCCTTCCAATATAGATGTCTCAATTCTGCAACCTTATTTGATCATTTGAATTATTGTGATTAGCGCATGATTACGTGCTGTTTTAAAATTGCATCCCTGAATAGTTATATTTGGAAGCCATTTTCATTTGACCATTTATCCAACTATAAAACACTATCACTCATATACATATAAAAACGCATTCATGTTGTAAAATTGTCGGTTGTTAAACTgagatttaaagaaaaagaaaaagaaaaagaaaaaaaaaaaagaaaaaaaaaacgaaaaaaactCTATGTTGAGGcagagtatgatattgatagtGTTAAATAAGGACTATAAAAGTGGAAATCTGGGGTTCATGTGCTGACTCCTCCCTTCCCCAGCCTTCTCCACTACTAATCCTATCTTTTTCTATCACTTACAAACTATAATATGGTTATGAATTTTATGTTGATATGCAGAGTTGAAAACTAAATGCAGGGAATCAATGgttatttgtattttctttgtggaAACCCAGAAGGAATGAGGTTTATTCTTAGCGacagttaattattttttcaattttattatatgGAAAGTAGTATGGCTTCTAAAGCATTGTGAAAGGCCATGGAATCCAAATCAAGCATTGTGGGTTTCTGCCTTCACTGTTATTCGCTTCCAAACaattgtttcttcttcttcttcctttttttccctcCCCCAAAATATTCTCTATGGAAATGAGAGACTATTATCTCCAAATTTGCTTATAGACAAAAAGAATGTAAGGGAAGGCTATTTATTTTACAAGGGATGTTTTGCTTTCTCATTAATCATCCATAATGTATCTCTTTCAATATGCAATTcctataattctttttttttttcctaccaaGAGACCATTCCTTCATGCTGTAGCTTCTAGAAGTGCAACTAAATCCTCTGAATTTGGATTTGTTACTACATTCTAACAATAGTACGACATGGCTGCTAACTTGCTATTTTTTATGGATCTGCTCAAATTTAATCAACCAATTAACCAATCTTCTAGAGGTGGAATCTATCTAATAATTTAATATCTTTATTCATCTGCTTAAATAGTTCTCTTAAGTACTGGCTAGTGGGTGATAGGAGAAAAGTAGTTAATGTATGTTCTAGTAGCTTTTGCAATCATCCCTAAGGATTAGGAAAATTTACTAGGCCTAAAGTACTTTTAGTAGTAAGTAACTAGGCCAAAACTACACCAACCAAGAGTATCACATCAAACCATATCGCTAGGATACTTTTACCATCTTTtttattcttcatttttctctgCAGACCATGCTTTGTTCTGTTCACCAATTTTGTTCAGAATTACTGAGCTGTTTGTTTGGCTTTGTTCTAATGGTTCTCACAGTCAGTCATTCTTCTAGTTCTTATGCTAACTTGAGGGTCTATGTTGTCCCCTCTTTTATGATGCCTTATTTTTGGTTTTCAGGTCCATTATTTGTTGGATGATATCGATCCAAAGCTGATCAAGAAGTTTGTTTTGAGGACAGATTCACTTTTTCTCAACTGTTTCCCAGTTACACCGAATTGTCATCGTGTGACTGAAGTTACACATGCATTTTCTAATGGACAGCGATTGATCTTTGTAAGAATTCTCTTTTTCACTGCTCTCCTTCACACATAATCTTGCAGAATTTCTCGTTTTCTACTTGTGCTGATTCTACCTGATTAAGCATTGCAGGATGAACGGACCAGGGCCTACAAGAAGTTGGTTGATTTTAGGGGGATAGCTAATGAGCTAGGTTCTCGTGCCCTGGACTGCCTGAAAATTTCGAAGGCAAGCTGCACAACCTTGATTTCTCCCAGTATTTGAGTAAGTTTTTTTGTGGATCATTATTCATTTTGcttatatatacttttaataTGCAGTTAAGCTCAGATGTGTCTTCAAATAAAGATTTGGTATATGGCCAGCAAACAAAAGGGGCAGATCCCTCACACTCTTCTGGGTTGAGATGGATGAAAGATGTTGTACTTGGGAAGCGGAGTGATCATTGTTTCCGCATGGTGGTTGTTGGTGATCCACATATCAAGCTCAGTGAAATTGGTATACCATGTCATGTTGCTGAGAGGTTGCATATTTCTGAGCGTTTGAACAGGTGGAACTTTGATAAGTTAAGTGATTGTTGTAGATTATGTTTCATTGAGAAGGGAGAGGTTTATGTTCGTAGAAAAGGTATTCTGGTTCGTGTGCGTCGTATCACTGAGCTCCAAATTGGGGACACTATATATAGGCCTTTGAATGATGGGGATATTGTGTTGATAAACAGACCTCCTTCTATACATAAACACTCCCTTATAGCTCTATGTGTTAAGATCCTACCAGTAACTTCAGTTCTTTCTATAAACCCACTTTGCTGTTCTCCTTTTCGTGGGGATTTTGATGGTGATTGTCTTCATGGCTATGTTCCTCAATCAATTGATGCCAGAGTTGAACTTAGTGAGCTTGTTGGTTTagataaacaattaattaatgggCAGAGTGGTAGGAACCTTCTTTCACTTAGTCATGATAGTTTAACTGCTGCTCATTTGGTCATGGAGGATGGTGTTCTCTTGAACCTTTTCCAAATGCAGCAGCTGCAAATGTTTTGCCCGCATCAACTTTTGTCACCAGCAGTTGTCAAAGTTCCCTCACTTAATAGTTTTGTTTGGACTGGCAAGCAACTATTCAGCATGCTTCTGCCTCAAGGGTTTGATTATGTTTTTCCTTCAAATGGTGTTTACATTAGTAATGGAGAGCTTTTGTCTTCTGAAGGATCTTTTTGGTTGCGTGACAATAATAGTAACCTTTTTCAAAGTCTGGTCAAACATTGCCAGGGTAAGGTACTTGACTTCTTGTATACTGCTCAGGAAGTTCTCTGTGAGTGGTTGTCAATGAGGGGCTTGAGTGTTTCACTTTTGGACTTATACCTCTCCTCTGACTCATGCTCGTGGAAAAACATGATGGATGAAATCCGTTGTGGGTTACAAGAAGCAGATCAGACGTGTAATTTCAAACAGTTGATGTTGGATTCTTGTCGTGATTTTCTCGTCGAAGGTGGCGAAGAGAATGCTGTGGTTCTTGATGTGGAGCGTTTGTGCTTTGAGAAGCAAAAATCTGCTGCGCTCAGTCAAGCTTCTGTTGATGCTTTCAAGCAAGTATTTCGGGATATCCAAAATTTAGTCTACAAGTATGCAGGTAAGGACAACTCCTTGTTGACTATGTTTAAGGCTGGAAGCAAGGGTAATTTGCTGAAATTGGTCCAGCATAGCATGTGTCTTGGCTTGCAACATTCACTGGTTCGACTATCATTTAGAATTCCCCACCAGCTCTCATGTGCTGCTTGGAATAATCAGAAGGAACTTGGTTCAGTCCAGAAGGTTGATGACACTCCTGAACATACTCGGTCTTACATTCCATATGCTGTTGTTGAGAATTCTTTTATAACTGGTTTGAATCCTCTAGAATGTTTTGTTCATTCAGTCACAAGTCGAGATAGTTCTTTTAGTGACAATGCTGATCTACCTGGGACTTTGAACCGTCGTCTTATGTTCTTAATGCGTGATTTGTACACAGCATATGATGGAACAGTGAGAAATGCATATGGTAATCAACTTATTCAGTTCTCTTATGATAGTAAGAAGGATGCATCTACTCCAAACAGCAGCACTGACGACTTGTTTGGTGGGAGCGTTGATGCTCATGATGGGATAGGTGGCCAGCCTGTTGGTTCATTTTCAGCTTCTGCCATTTCAGAAGCCGCATACAGTGCTTTGGACCAACCAATTAGCCTACTTGAAACTTCTCCACTGTTGAATCTGAaggtgttctctctctctctctctctctctctcaacagtTCAAGTATGGTTTCCATGCCATCTTGTTTTGGGGAAATATATGAGATAACCTGCAATAGCATTAACTAAATGTGTGCAAGTCAATTGTCAATTTGTCAGAATCATGTTTAATGAATTCTGTAAAATTACACTTCAACCAATGCACTTCACTGAATCTACTTTTAGTAAATGATTCCCTTCCCCTGCTTCACAAAAGAAACAATTGACCATTAAGACGTGTGTCCTACCACCCCTGTAATTTCTCATGATGCTCCAACTTTcctatttgatattttttcttatgtATTCTCCATTCTCCAAAATATTTTCGATCTATTTTTCATATTGGTGAAGACACTTGAGGTATTTTCTTGACCAAGATATGGACGACAATGAAACATACTCCTTAGCATGGTAATTAAAACCTTGAAGATGTAAAGACTTTGGTGACAGAGTGGCGGAAGATTGTGTTCAACACTTTATATACACATATTTGCCCATCATAGTTTGCttgtttctagttttttttttctttgataagtaatgaaaaaactttattaaaatagtTGCTTGTTTCTAGTATTGTAgattttttgacttcttgttttttttctttagattaggggttttttttgtatactccctgtgtattAGGGTTGTGCCCTTTTGCGCTTAATTAATGATATTGATAATGAAAATTACTTATAATTCCTGGCATTAGCTTGTTATGGTCTTTGGAGCTCATGCTCTAGTAGatcattgttttttcttttctctggaAGTGGGGCATGACCTGTCCATGGACTTCCATTACGTTGGTTACTTGCTATCTTCTATGCATATATGGGTTCATTGAATCCTCAGAGTGGTAAGTGATGTTTTTGCTGATTAAATGCATTACATATTGTTGTCTTTCGGGAATTCTTGACTAAACTTTTATGTTCTGATTTAATGGTACAGAATGTTCTGGAGTCTGGTTCGAAAAAACGTAAGACGGACAGAactatgtcaatttttttgtccAAGAAACTTGGAAGACGGAGGCATGGGCTCGAGTATGGAGCCTTAGAAGTTAAGAATCATTTGGAGAGACTAATATTTTCAGACATTGTGTCTACTGTCATGATAATGTTagttttcatttctctcttatTTGCTTAACTCCTGTTTCATGTTTTACTTTAACAATTGGtacatttttcttgttttcatttgatATTAATTTATCTGTTCTGTGGGTGTTAGCTTTTCCCCACAGACTTGTAGCAAGATGCATTTCAGTCCTTGGGTTTGCCATTTTCATATATGCAAGGTAGTGCTATTTGGAAATTCATATATTTTCTACATTAATGCAACTCCCGTATATCTGGTATAAATATGTGTACTTTCAGGAAATTGTGAGGAGAAGAGGACTAAAGGTGCATTCAGTCATCAATTCCCTCTACAGGAGGTGTAACTCTTCCAGAACAGAGTCAAAATTGAATCTTTCCAAAGCGCAAATAACAAGCAAGTAAGCTGCTTCTTTTGTGGAGCTAAAGATTTAGTTAACAGTTATAAAGGGGGATTTACAGTATATTCACTGCATTTTTAGTTTGAAACAGGAATATGTTCTTTGTCTACTGAGAATTGAAATTTTGCCAAAACTCATAACGTGGTAATTGGTTGAAAATAATATGCCTACCTATGGGAGTAATGTCACATGTTAACACGAACCAattaataaccaaaataaatgTCAAGCATAGGTGCTACTTATTACCATTTTATTAGTGCCTAAATTTCCGGAATTTTGAAGATAATTTGTTTTGGCTATTATATAAaagttttctaaatttttaagtGATATTCAATATCTATAATTTCTTAGAACAAGTGAATATGGTATTAACTTGCTGAGATTGTGTCAATTTGTTATTGTAATTCTATGATTATTTTTCATCTGGATATGTACAGATATAAATTATGAATTTGAACAGAGTAAATAAGAATTTGTTTAGAACAAAATGTTGCATAGCTGTTTTACATGTAAAGCGTATGACAATAACGAGCTGAATAACATTCACACCTCTCAACTATGGATCCCAGGAGAAAGCATCATTGAACTACATGCCTAGAGGAAGGCCTTTTTAACTTAAGTGAGTCATGCATCTGAATTTTAGTGCTAGGTCATGGAATGTAGCTGCTACACTCACTTTGAGTCATTCTCTTTGTTAGGTTGCTTTAGATGTCTTACAATGAAACTTTTGTTCCTAAGCTTTTTGAAGTTCTGTTTTGCGCTGGTGCTCCAAGcttaatttaattcataatatatACTTGTAAAAGTACTTGCTGTCACCAGCATGCTCTAATTTATCGAGATTTCAAAATAACACacatatgtatgtatgcataTCAGTTGGGTCTCCAAATTGTGGTTGCAACCAATTGtacatctctttttctttttttctttttttttttgaagattcttaaattccaaaaatcAATTAGGCCActtttggtttgcggaataagTCCCCGGaatggaatgactattccatggGAATAACTATCTTTTGTTTGACTGCACCCATTTTTAGGTATAGCTATTTCTAtgggaatattttttttatttggatttgaaaaaaaaaataatgtaggtttttatttttattttatatataattttattttttaattcagtgtttttagtgattttggttcaattccatTGACAACATATGTGTTGtcaccaaactaaggaatatgaataactatttcatcACCATCTTTCATTCCTAgtaataattattcatttttctaattgaatatcCATTCTATGTACCAAACATAGAAACAAGATATAATTAATCTCATTCATTGTATCtttgatcaaattttgaaacaaaGAGTCTCCAatcattttgttttatcttgttaaagtattaattaagtgattgaatttgttatttcttattaacttaagtttttaagataactaatgatttaacatggtatcagagtagAGATCATGAGTTCGATCTATGATTCCATAGTTTACCCCATGAAAATTTCATGTTAAATATTCAACGTGTTGGGCATTACTTGTTGAGGGGGTGTTCGAGCTCACACGTGAGGAAAAATGTTAAAGCattaatgaaatgattaaatttaccattttctaCCTACTTAAGGTTCTAAGATAATTGATATTTAACATATCTCAAAGATTCAACATTGTTGTTTTAATctcccttcctctctctctctctctctctctctcacaatgTAAGTTATGACATGTTTCTCAATCTCTTGTggagaaaactttatttttgtttcatttttaaaactttaCTCATGTTTTCATACGAAATACGACTGGTTTACGAAAGTATGAAGGTGTTCGATATAGTACTATGaccatgtctttttttttttcttttttttttttgtgaccaAAAGCCTGGtttccttattaattaaaatcttTCCTCTATAAGTTGTTATTACAACAACTAAGGCCTTGATGTTAGACATAACTAATTAGCTCTATATCTTAATAgcatgttagtttttttttccttagatggaaattttatcttctttttttttttttttttttttttttaatgtttcttttCTAATCAAGATTAACAGCTGCTTTAAGCTTGAGAGCTTACAACCATCCTTTATGGCTATTACAACAACTAAGGCCTTGTTGTTAGACATAACTAATTAGCTCTATATCTTAATAGcatgctagttttttttttttcttagatggaaattttgtctttttttttttgtttcttttctaaTCAAGATTAACAACTTCTTTAAGCTTGAGAGTTTACAGCCATCCTTTATGGCTACCTATGGTTTTCTACTAATTTAGATTAACACTTAATCTTATCATAACATTGACATAAGACTACACTAACTTATATATCTTGAAAATATACAGCTAACAATCATGCGAATGATTGTTCTTGGTCACACATTATTCAATCAAATTCATACACTGTAAATAAATATCTTACCCGAgtccacattttgaaaaaaatgagaattgaAAATAGTTGGTCACAATGCAAACTTTTATTGTTACTTTATCCAAGTTAAAACCAGTAAAATATATAGGTACGTACTATTTATCATTTGCTTATTATTTTCATGTCCAAGCTGTTTTTTTGAGCTCTTAAATATTATTACATTGCATAAATTTTATGaagtgtttgtttttgttaggcttaaacaacataaacttaaaatttgaatatatacaattataaataatgaaaagaaacttGTGGGAGACATTGGCTACAAGCAGTTTTAGCATGTTCCACATGTACGATTTCTCACATGTGAGGCAAATATTTCACTGTGAGCACGTGCATTTAAATTTTACCTTGAGCTCTACTGCCCTTTTTGACTTGGTTGCTTAAATGGCAGGTGTTGTTCTGTAGCTGAAACACAGAAGGGAAATAATGATACATTTTGCGTCAATGTCACAATAGCTGAGATCTCCAAGAATTCTTCTTTACAATTGGATACAGTTCGACAGTCAGTCATACCTTTCCTTCTTGGAGCTGTTGTTAAAGGTTGGTATGCATTAGGGCATCTCTTTAGTCTTGCTTTGGTGTTTCCGTTTCTATAggttaaattactttttttttttaatctatttattGTTTGCTGAGTGTATCATTTATGCTTGATATGACTTATTTATTCTAATTACTGAATTTTCTAAAATGTTCTGTAGGTTACCCTGAGATCAAGAAGGTGGATATTTTGTGGCATGATCTGCCTAATCTATCAAGTTGTCGTCATAGTTCTTGTGGTGAACTATACTTGAGGGTTTCTATGTCAGGAGACTCTTATAGAACAAATCTCTGGAGTTTGCTTAAGAATGACTGTCTACAAATAATGGATATGATCGATTGGTCAAGAAGTCATCCAGATAATGTTCATGATTTCTGTTTGGCCTATGGAATAGATGCTGGATGgaaatattttctcaatgtgcgTTCCCTCCACTAAAGTTTGTTTCTTCTGGAACACCCAGGAGTTGCATTCAAGGTTCATGGAAACTGTTACttatttttaaccattttcatGCGCAGAGGCTGGAATCTGCAATATCTGATACTGGCAAGTCTATACTTCCTCGGCATTTGCTGCTTGTTGCTGATAGTCTATCAGCTACAGGAGAGTTTGTTGGCTTGAATGCAAAAGGCATTGCACAACATAGAGAACATGCATCTGTCTCGTCACCCTTTATGCAAGCGTGTTTCTCTGTTAGTTCTCATATACGTTTGTCTTTAATTTGGTATTGCTATTACTTTTCAAATTAAGGAAATTATGTGTTGTGTTCTGTTACTTGTGCAGAGCCCTGGTGCGTGCTTTATTAAAGCTGCTAAGGCTGGTGTTGTGGATGATCTTAAGGGTAACCTTGATGCATTGGCATGGGGAAAGGTTATTCCTACAGGGACTGGTGGTcactttgatattatatattctgGGAAGGTAGATAATGTGTTGGtatccttcctttttcttttgttcttcacTAGGATGCTAGACAAGGACTTCCTAGTAGATTATATATCCTAGCAAATTCTTGATGAAGCATGTTTAACTGCGGAATTCTGATGGATCCTGTGCCTTGATAAgcttttttgagataaatttgaGAAGTTGTGGCATGTTGATTTTTATTCAACGCTTGTATTAAAATCAAGTTGTGTTATTACCTTCAAGGCTTTTTGAGATGCAATTATGATTCCCTAAATGAGGACAGCTTTGCTAAGCATTCCTGTCTagccgttttcattttttctcttgCATCCCTGTCACTAAATTGATCAGTCTTCTTTAACAGACAAATATACAAAGTGAAACTCAACCAACTCTATGGACTGTATTCACTAGGATTCTTATACTTTTAATCATGCCTATATTGCCATTGCATTTTTTGTCTTCCAATGATCTAATCCTTTCAATCACATTAATCAGGGGAATGAGGTTTTGAAGCCTGTAGATGTTTATAATCTTTGGGGCAGCAAAATTATTTCTGATGAACAGAATATACAGATCAAAATGCCTGTTATACACAAAAGTATGTCTGACAAATGTGATGCTCAATTTGCCTACAAGCATGGCGATCTTGTACCAAAAGGACTTAAAAAGTCAGAAATATCAAAAACACTCTTAAGAAGTTTTTTGACAGCAAATGATATTCTGAATTGGGCCCATGGATTGAGGGTTCTACTGCACAAGTAAGTTAAGACCTCCAATGATTCTCCTCTTTTTTAGCCTTGTATATTGTGCTGCATTCTCTCATGCTACTCTTAGTGGCTCCTTAATAATTTATGAGTGGTGAttttttgtcaatatttttttacttgtcATTATCCATCTTCCTAGCTCAATGGGACTCTCAACTAAAACAATGTCtgtgtttttcaaatttaatggcATCACCTAGTAAGActctcatattgaaaaatagttttagtaaaaaaaattctatatcGATTTTAATACATTAATTCAAGTCACTGACGTCTTAGAGAGTTCTTACCATCAGTAAAAGGC
This genomic interval from Corylus avellana chromosome ca3, CavTom2PMs-1.0 contains the following:
- the LOC132174963 gene encoding DNA-directed RNA polymerase IV subunit 1 isoform X2, whose product is MKDVVLGKRSDHCFRMVVVGDPHIKLSEIGIPCHVAERLHISERLNRWNFDKLSDCCRLCFIEKGEVYVRRKGILVRVRRITELQIGDTIYRPLNDGDIVLINRPPSIHKHSLIALCVKILPVTSVLSINPLCCSPFRGDFDGDCLHGYVPQSIDARVELSELVGLDKQLINGQSGRNLLSLSHDSLTAAHLVMEDGVLLNLFQMQQLQMFCPHQLLSPAVVKVPSLNSFVWTGKQLFSMLLPQGFDYVFPSNGVYISNGELLSSEGSFWLRDNNSNLFQSLVKHCQGKVLDFLYTAQEVLCEWLSMRGLSVSLLDLYLSSDSCSWKNMMDEIRCGLQEADQTCNFKQLMLDSCRDFLVEGGEENAVVLDVERLCFEKQKSAALSQASVDAFKQVFRDIQNLVYKYAGKDNSLLTMFKAGSKGNLLKLVQHSMCLGLQHSLVRLSFRIPHQLSCAAWNNQKELGSVQKVDDTPEHTRSYIPYAVVENSFITGLNPLECFVHSVTSRDSSFSDNADLPGTLNRRLMFLMRDLYTAYDGTVRNAYGNQLIQFSYDSKKDASTPNSSTDDLFGGSVDAHDGIGGQPVGSFSASAISEAAYSALDQPISLLETSPLLNLKNVLESGSKKRKTDRTMSIFLSKKLGRRRHGLEYGALEVKNHLERLIFSDIVSTVMIIFSPQTCSKMHFSPWVCHFHICKEIVRRRGLKVHSVINSLYRRCNSSRTESKLNLSKAQITSKCCSVAETQKGNNDTFCVNVTIAEISKNSSLQLDTVRQSVIPFLLGAVVKGYPEIKKVDILWHDLPNLSSCRHSSCGELYLRVSMSGDSYRTNLWSLLKNDCLQIMDMIDWSRSHPDNVHDFCLAYGIDAGWKYFLNRLESAISDTGKSILPRHLLLVADSLSATGEFVGLNAKGIAQHREHASVSSPFMQACFSSPGACFIKAAKAGVVDDLKGNLDALAWGKVIPTGTGGHFDIIYSGKGNEVLKPVDVYNLWGSKIISDEQNIQIKMPVIHKSMSDKCDAQFAYKHGDLVPKGLKKSEISKTLLRSFLTANDILNWAHGLRVLLHKYPINHSLDEKDKSALMRALYFHPRRDEKIGSGAQDIKIGCHHKHQNTRCFEVVRMDGTVEDFSYHKCVLAALEIVDPRRAKIYKSKWLQRSTA